A genomic stretch from Scheffersomyces stipitis CBS 6054 chromosome 6, complete sequence includes:
- a CDS encoding predicted protein (go_function RNA-3'-phosphate cyclase activity) encodes MSSPIAFEGHRNFRLRLILSTLSGKAIKISKIRSQDVNPGLRDHEVSFLRLLEAVTNGSHIEISYTGTTIIYRPGIIIGGELVHNCPANKPVGYFVEPMLYLAPFSKKKFSIIFKGVTASEKTNDATPESIKWGLIPIMEKFGVREVSLHILKRGSAPLGGGEVHLMCNSLIPQPLTMHAVDIPKFSAIRGVAYCTRVSPSIVNRIIDSARKVLRPTGVEVNITADVWRGENSGKSPGFGVTLVAESKKGWRIIAEGVGAAAMLPEDLGEKVAFNLLEELTHSAVVGRNQLMLALVFMTISKEDIGRLKVHTQQIDENFVHIVRDIKEIMGTEVLLKPTDEPGEENILTMSIKGIGFTSASKKIA; translated from the coding sequence ATGTCCTCACCAATAGCGTTCGAGGGTCATAGAAATTTCCGTTTGCGGTTAATTCTCTCGActctttctggaaaagccatcaagatttccaagatcagATCACAAGATGTCAATCCGGGTCTCAGAGACCACGAAGTGTCCTTCTTAAGATTGCTTGAAGCCGTTACCAATGGTTCTCACATAGAAATTTCCTACACTGGTACTACCATAATATATCGTCCGGgaatcatcattggtggGGAATTGGTGCACAACTGCCCTGCCAATAAGCCTGTTGGATATTTTGTAGAACCCATGCTTTATTTGGCTCCCTTTtctaagaagaagttttccaTTATTTTCAAGGGCGTAACTGCTAGCGAAAAGACCAACGATGCCACACCCGAATCTATCAAATGGGGCTTGATACCGATAATGGAAAAGTTCGGAGTCAGAGAAGTATCTTTACATATCCTCAAGAGAGGTTCCGCACCTTTGGGAGGAGGTGAAGTACACTTAATGTGCAACTCGCTCATTCCCCAACCTCTCACAATGCATGCCGTAGATATTCCAAAGTTTTCTGCCATCAGAGGTGTTGCTTACTGTACCAGAGTTTCTCCTTCCATAGTGAACAGAATCATTGATTCTGCCAGAAAGGTCTTAAGACCCACGGGTGTAGAAGTCAACATCACTGCAGATGTATGGAGAGGAGAAAACTCCGGCAAGTCTCCAGGCTTTGGAGTTACCTTAGTAGCTGAGCTGAAGAAGGGTTGGAGAATTATAGCTGAAGGTGTAGGTGCTGCCGCCATGCTTCCAGAAGATTTAGGTGAAAAAGTAGCCTTCAATCTTTTGGAAGAGCTCACTCACAGTGCTGTAGTTGGCAGAAATCAGTTGATGTTAGCTTTGGTGTTCATGACTATCAGCAAAGAAGATATCGGAAGATTGAAGGTTCACACTCAGCAAATCGACGAAAATTTTGTTCACATAGTTCGTGATATTAAAGAAATCATGGGTACAGAAGTGTTGTTGAAACCAACTGATGAACCTGGCGAAGAAAACATACTCACCATGTCCATTAAGGGTATTGGGTTCACCAGTGCCTCCA
- a CDS encoding transcription factor TFIID subunit (go_function transcription initiation factor activity~go_component transcription factor TFIID complex~go_process transcription initiation), translating to PVSSASLADTKEKQLDPSKLNDAIAAAGVDIQREEELLTIQQTRTTDVSRDLRQFLRSSKPPAFLNPYHVASFMNRVARENGVQQNFLQDGDLLELMSASCEMWLSSILGKTVLLSRHRRRGIPQPTNAKNGKKASSNANSAPRSELSKELRNLAVRQKELEERRISKRIMLGLEKNGADPDGDQNGDSKAGAEETLHRAANATAAMMTMKTGVKKYSWMTSTSSAGADTAKAGADTEKGKQSALLSVRGDNGLRFREIRSGNTITMKDILGAIEGERMGTQRAIIKGYAKLKD from the coding sequence CCTGTTAGTTCGGCGTCTTTGGCTGATACCAAAGAAAAACAGCTTGATCCCAGTAAGTTGAACGACGccattgctgctgctggtgtcGATATCCAGCGAGAGGAAGAATTGTTGACCATACAGCAGACTCGTACTACTGATGTTTCCAGAGATCTTAGGCAGTTTTTGAGATCTTCGAAACCCCCAGCATTCTTGAATCCGTACCATGTAGCATCTTTCATGAATAGAGTGGCCCGTGAGAATGGAGTCCAGCAAAACTTTCTTCAGGACGGCGACCTCTTAGAGCTCATGTCAGCTCTGTGCGAAATGTGGTTGTCGTCCATTTTGGGTAAGACCGTCTTGTTGTCGCGCCATCGTCGTCGTGGTATTCCACAGCCTACGAATGCCAAAAACGGTAAAAAAGCGTCTAGCAACGCCAATTCAGCTCCAAGATCTGAATTGTCAAAGGAGTTGAGAAACTTGGCAGTTAGACAGAAAGAGctagaagaaagaagaatcagcAAGAGAATAATGTTGGGTTTGGAAAAAAATGGTGCGGATCCTGATGGAGACCAAAACGGAGACTCCAAGGCTGGAGCTGAAGAGACTTTACACAGAGCTGCCAATGCCACAGCAGCCATGATGACTATGAAGACCGGTGTCAAGAAGTACTCATGGATGACATCTACTTCGTCGGCTGGTGCTGATACTGCCAAGGCTGGCGCGGATACCGAAAAAGGAAAGCAGAGTGCTCTTTTGTCCGTGAGAGGTGACAATGGCTTGAGATTTAGAGAAATCAGATCAGGCAACACCATCACCATGAAGGATATCTTGGGAGCTATTGAAGGCGAAAGAATGGGAACGCAGAGGGCCATCATCAAAGGTTAcgccaagttgaaagattAA